From Sphingopyxis sp. MWB1, a single genomic window includes:
- a CDS encoding helix-turn-helix domain-containing protein, whose product MHVPKTDSLGAQLREWRTRRRMSQLDLALESEISTRHLSFIETGRAKPSAQMIERLATQLQMPHRARNALLLAGGYAPRYPERSLDSPEMQAMRAVVEHVLKGHEPYPALAVDRHWNMIAANDAVALLTEQVAAALLEPPVNVLRLALHPDGLAPQIVNLGEWRNHILARLDEQIDASADAELSALRAELAGYGCEANDNAEYHRHGIAVPLVLNSIAGQIRFVSTTTIFGTPVDITLSELAIEAFFPADAESSALLRRLGGA is encoded by the coding sequence ATGCATGTTCCAAAGACGGACTCGCTAGGCGCACAATTGCGCGAATGGCGTACGCGGCGCCGGATGAGCCAGTTGGATCTGGCGCTGGAAAGCGAAATTTCGACCCGTCATCTGAGCTTCATCGAGACGGGCCGCGCGAAGCCAAGCGCACAAATGATCGAACGGCTGGCGACGCAGCTGCAAATGCCCCATCGTGCGCGAAACGCCCTGCTCCTCGCCGGAGGCTATGCGCCGCGCTATCCCGAGCGTTCGCTGGACAGCCCCGAGATGCAGGCGATGAGGGCCGTCGTGGAACATGTGCTGAAGGGTCATGAGCCCTATCCCGCGCTGGCGGTCGACCGGCATTGGAATATGATCGCCGCAAATGATGCTGTGGCGCTGTTGACCGAACAGGTCGCCGCGGCTCTGCTCGAACCACCGGTCAATGTCCTGCGTTTGGCGCTCCATCCCGACGGGCTGGCGCCGCAGATCGTCAATCTGGGCGAATGGCGAAACCATATATTGGCGCGGCTCGACGAACAGATTGATGCCAGCGCCGATGCCGAATTGAGCGCGCTACGCGCCGAACTGGCGGGCTATGGTTGTGAAGCGAATGATAATGCCGAATATCATCGGCACGGAATTGCCGTGCCGCTGGTCCTGAACAGTATCGCTGGACAGATACGCTTTGTATCGACCACCACCATTTTCGGCACGCCGGTCGATATTACCTTGTCCGAACTGGCAATTGAGGCCTT